In Paenibacillus sp. BIC5C1, a genomic segment contains:
- a CDS encoding IS110 family transposase, with the protein MEPVVGVDVAKGSSVVQAFRKRNEPYGKAVEIIHEKNGFERFSVMLDTLQAETGLAPVVVLEATGHYHRALVSYLERSGYTYYMVNPLQSKRAKGAQLRKVKTDALDAWHLAEMYYRGDVKPHRTWDETYTELQHLTRQHEFVTGIFVQAKLNSRALLEQVFPRYEGLFSNVFSVTSLTILARCLEEGTADWIEIIQGGTRKSRSQQWAIEKVGKLEEMLCDWKKTRRSPSQSQALLGMVTLLLTIIGQLEGLEKQMEEIAASLPEVELVKSIPGIGMKLAAAIVAELGDVKQFSDAKQLVAFAGLDPGIFSSGKFTATSTRITKRGSKRLRRSLYLAVQCGMRKNANARIHSYYEKKRNEGKPYKVVVIACANKLLHHIFAILQKGQPYQA; encoded by the coding sequence ATGGAACCTGTTGTCGGTGTGGATGTTGCCAAAGGTTCGAGTGTAGTTCAAGCGTTTAGGAAGAGAAATGAACCGTATGGCAAAGCAGTAGAGATTATACATGAAAAGAATGGATTCGAACGTTTCTCGGTCATGCTAGACACGCTTCAGGCCGAAACGGGCTTGGCGCCCGTGGTGGTTCTGGAAGCGACAGGGCATTACCATCGCGCATTGGTTTCGTACTTGGAACGAAGTGGCTACACCTACTATATGGTGAATCCGTTGCAGTCCAAACGAGCCAAGGGAGCCCAGCTACGCAAAGTCAAAACGGATGCACTGGATGCTTGGCATCTGGCAGAGATGTACTACCGTGGCGACGTGAAGCCGCACCGGACCTGGGATGAGACGTATACGGAGTTGCAACATTTGACACGGCAGCATGAATTCGTTACAGGAATCTTTGTGCAGGCAAAACTGAACAGTAGAGCCCTATTGGAGCAAGTGTTTCCGAGGTACGAAGGGTTATTTTCGAATGTGTTTTCGGTAACGTCATTGACGATACTAGCCCGTTGTTTAGAGGAAGGTACAGCGGATTGGATTGAAATTATTCAAGGAGGCACACGAAAATCTCGTTCCCAGCAGTGGGCGATTGAAAAAGTCGGAAAACTGGAGGAAATGCTGTGTGACTGGAAAAAAACTCGGCGTAGTCCGTCTCAAAGCCAGGCTCTTCTCGGGATGGTCACGTTATTGCTGACAATAATCGGGCAACTGGAGGGGCTCGAAAAGCAAATGGAGGAAATAGCGGCAAGCCTACCCGAAGTTGAACTTGTGAAAAGCATCCCGGGAATTGGAATGAAATTGGCGGCAGCTATTGTAGCTGAACTAGGTGATGTAAAACAGTTTAGTGATGCGAAGCAACTTGTGGCGTTTGCAGGCCTTGACCCAGGGATTTTCAGTTCAGGAAAGTTCACAGCGACCAGTACACGAATCACGAAACGAGGCTCTAAAAGGCTCAGACGATCGCTGTATTTAGCGGTGCAATGCGGAATGCGGAAGAATGCAAATGCAAGAATCCATTCGTACTACGAGAAAAAAAGAAACGAGGGCAAGCCCTACAAGGTGGTTGTGATCGCTTGCGCGAACAAGCTGTTGCATCACATTTTCGCCATCTTGCAGAAGGGGCAGCCCTACCAAGCGTAA
- a CDS encoding DUF6979 family protein: MSKPMDFLLEEIVVNKYGEVALRAILFIINGEVTHPLSAWKKAASISFGEGTWGQRKSCPKNAFIGLCEKGLVHGVSYGNYSVRSGSNKNKNYAIDAIEVLKCKPELSKDKLGLWREVMNGEHMSHDSQMDVVLALWNNHMIDRSK; this comes from the coding sequence TTGTCAAAGCCCATGGACTTTTTACTGGAGGAAATAGTGGTGAACAAGTACGGTGAAGTCGCGCTTCGTGCAATTCTTTTCATAATAAATGGTGAAGTAACCCATCCACTCTCTGCTTGGAAGAAAGCAGCGTCAATTTCTTTCGGAGAGGGGACATGGGGGCAGCGTAAATCCTGTCCTAAGAATGCATTTATTGGATTATGCGAGAAGGGCTTAGTACATGGTGTATCTTATGGCAATTACTCTGTAAGAAGTGGCTCAAATAAGAATAAAAATTACGCTATCGATGCGATTGAAGTTTTGAAATGCAAACCTGAATTGTCAAAGGACAAGCTAGGTTTGTGGAGAGAGGTGATGAATGGGGAACACATGTCTCATGACTCACAGATGGATGTTGTATTAGCATTGTGGAATAACCATATGATAGATCGGAGTAAATGA
- a CDS encoding CAP domain-containing protein, whose protein sequence is MKASKRSKNNRRSGRRWVTCLLAAVLGLTVVVPAYPAERASAASATTASQGGFTQDQLDGLAYLNEIRAKVGVGPLELDTRLTQASQAHAAYYNTTHFEGLSAHREEPGTAGFTGVTAGDRGKAAGWPNTSVAEVMSFNNATTREAIDSWLSTAYHRAIILDDKYTSVGIGLQGGTAVMNPAYVKFEKNGPEAKVYPYDGMKGADVGFYGNEIPNPLVRFGVEHSGGIISAAAGFAIDSFEANIVDSQGQEVPYYSELKGDTVFLYPKDVLDGYSVYTVKLDYTLYKESQLRSKSWSFTTGKGRTLKGLSAQYDELVLNPGSKLPIQITASYDDGTFGTPKTAITYSSSSPAGLKVSADGTLSGVKPGSYKVTLSSGAVRGTVPVRVFERLKSKSYPATDPTKVKDIARRSDQAAIEWALRSGVAGVDTNGKFRPEDSVSEAQFLIMLLRTYKVDDESYASKKKKHWAEGAYKVATARNLLLFSASPGKSDFRDKPINRYRAAGLIASADGVNFDFSNAVNYVLAHNYMRGTEGNQSWMFGSNDIITRAQAAVILMQLHSGMKQLVGAPKSVTSEKKLPERLFPEVYLKPALGSKTLIVEFHADGTLSVEGQFVDQANKQLEIQIDQHKDNLQSGKMLAKIPVQIDSSGRFSVSSTGTYSDALLNVYLRTEGTTYAIRVKRGTMNASDYSS, encoded by the coding sequence ATGAAAGCAAGCAAACGCAGCAAGAACAACCGGAGATCGGGGCGCAGGTGGGTAACATGTCTGCTCGCCGCGGTCTTGGGCCTAACGGTCGTCGTACCGGCTTATCCGGCAGAACGTGCATCCGCGGCATCCGCTACGACGGCCTCGCAAGGAGGCTTCACGCAGGATCAACTTGACGGATTGGCTTATCTGAACGAGATTCGTGCGAAGGTAGGCGTAGGCCCGTTGGAGCTGGATACGAGATTGACGCAGGCGTCGCAGGCGCACGCGGCTTATTACAATACCACCCACTTCGAAGGATTGTCGGCCCATCGGGAGGAGCCGGGTACGGCAGGATTTACGGGAGTGACTGCTGGAGACCGGGGCAAAGCAGCCGGATGGCCAAACACTTCGGTAGCTGAAGTCATGTCTTTTAATAATGCAACAACACGCGAAGCGATCGATTCCTGGCTTAGCACCGCTTATCATCGCGCGATTATATTGGATGACAAATATACATCGGTCGGCATCGGGTTGCAAGGTGGTACTGCGGTCATGAACCCGGCCTATGTGAAATTCGAAAAGAATGGTCCGGAAGCCAAAGTGTATCCGTATGACGGCATGAAAGGAGCCGACGTTGGATTCTACGGAAACGAGATTCCAAATCCGCTTGTCCGCTTCGGTGTTGAACACTCGGGTGGCATTATATCGGCTGCGGCAGGCTTCGCCATCGATTCGTTCGAAGCGAACATCGTGGACTCGCAGGGGCAAGAAGTCCCGTACTACAGTGAACTGAAAGGGGATACGGTGTTCTTGTATCCGAAAGATGTGCTGGACGGGTACAGCGTCTATACGGTGAAGCTCGATTATACGCTGTATAAGGAGTCGCAGCTTCGCAGCAAGTCCTGGTCGTTCACGACAGGCAAAGGGCGCACGTTAAAGGGCTTATCTGCCCAATACGACGAATTGGTGCTGAATCCGGGAAGCAAGTTGCCTATTCAGATCACGGCATCTTACGATGATGGCACATTCGGAACCCCGAAAACGGCGATCACCTACTCCAGCAGTTCGCCTGCCGGTCTGAAAGTCTCGGCGGACGGCACACTCAGTGGGGTTAAGCCCGGCAGTTACAAGGTGACGCTCAGCTCTGGGGCGGTGAGAGGAACGGTACCAGTGCGGGTATTCGAGCGCCTCAAGAGCAAGAGCTATCCAGCAACTGATCCGACCAAGGTTAAAGATATCGCAAGACGCTCTGATCAAGCGGCGATCGAGTGGGCGCTTCGTTCGGGCGTCGCCGGAGTGGACACAAACGGCAAATTCCGCCCAGAAGATTCCGTGAGCGAAGCGCAGTTCCTCATCATGCTGCTGCGCACCTACAAAGTCGATGACGAATCGTACGCTTCCAAGAAGAAGAAGCACTGGGCAGAAGGCGCCTACAAAGTGGCGACGGCCCGCAACTTGCTGCTGTTCAGTGCAAGTCCGGGCAAAAGCGACTTCCGGGACAAACCAATTAACCGTTATCGCGCGGCTGGCCTGATCGCGTCGGCGGACGGCGTGAATTTCGATTTTTCGAATGCGGTGAACTACGTGCTGGCTCATAATTACATGCGTGGGACCGAAGGCAATCAGAGCTGGATGTTCGGTTCCAACGATATCATTACTCGGGCGCAGGCGGCAGTGATATTGATGCAATTGCATTCCGGCATGAAGCAATTGGTCGGCGCACCGAAGTCGGTCACGTCCGAGAAGAAGTTACCTGAACGTCTGTTTCCGGAAGTGTATCTCAAACCTGCGCTTGGCAGCAAGACGTTAATCGTCGAATTTCACGCGGACGGCACCCTGTCGGTGGAAGGACAATTCGTGGATCAGGCGAACAAGCAGTTGGAGATCCAAATTGATCAACACAAGGATAACTTGCAAAGTGGGAAGATGCTAGCAAAAATTCCAGTGCAGATCGATTCGTCGGGGCGATTCTCTGTATCGTCCACAGGTACGTATAGCGACGCGCTCCTGAATGTGTATCTAAGAACAGAAGGAACGACCTATGCTATCAGGGTCAAAAGAGGTACTATGAACGCGTCGGATTATTCAAGCTAA
- a CDS encoding TetR/AcrR family transcriptional regulator: MNKKTDLRILRTKQSIRKAFYELIQEKGYEAITIQDIADRAMINRNTFYLHYQNKPDLLDTCMNELLSDLKDAVVLCPISMNPFSISLLETVMETVLEHISLNMTFYHSMLIEENRIYQFQVKMENIIKVKLTEGWKPVQGNSPLAVSKELLLEYLGSAFMGIVIWWIKYEKPLPADEVSSQFSRIVAYGHLRAAGIAVEE; the protein is encoded by the coding sequence ATGAACAAGAAAACCGACCTAAGAATACTGCGTACGAAACAATCGATTCGAAAGGCATTTTATGAGCTTATTCAGGAAAAAGGATATGAAGCGATAACGATTCAGGATATTGCCGATCGGGCTATGATCAATCGAAACACTTTTTATCTTCACTACCAAAACAAGCCTGATTTATTAGATACATGTATGAATGAATTGTTAAGCGATTTAAAGGATGCAGTCGTTCTTTGTCCGATCAGCATGAATCCTTTCAGTATTTCTCTACTTGAGACAGTGATGGAAACTGTACTGGAACATATTTCTCTTAATATGACTTTTTACCATTCCATGTTAATTGAAGAGAATCGAATCTATCAGTTTCAAGTGAAAATGGAGAATATCATTAAAGTTAAATTGACTGAGGGGTGGAAACCTGTTCAGGGAAACTCCCCTTTAGCGGTATCCAAGGAATTGCTGCTCGAATACCTCGGATCGGCTTTCATGGGGATTGTAATTTGGTGGATTAAATACGAAAAACCCCTTCCTGCAGATGAAGTTTCATCTCAGTTTAGTAGAATAGTTGCCTACGGGCATTTAAGAGCTGCCGGCATCGCCGTCGAGGAATAA
- a CDS encoding nuclear transport factor 2 family protein yields the protein MTFNHQNELVRKTVAVLESFESGNPEAITAYVHPDQYIQHNQALLDGRETMLGALDHLKEIGTKVSIKRALVDGNYVALHSVYHFHGPKIVFDIFRFENGIIVEHWDNLQEMVEKTPSNHTMIDGPVTIKDIDKTEANKAFVKSYVENILLEKNPDLLASYFDGDTYIQHSPHIADGLSGLHAALQALKEKKVEFQYTHVHQVIGQGDFVITVSEGQFGGQHTAFYDLFRVQDGKIAEHWDVIEAILPEEKRKNTNSRF from the coding sequence ATGACATTCAACCATCAAAATGAGCTTGTTCGTAAGACAGTCGCCGTGCTGGAAAGTTTTGAGAGCGGCAATCCCGAAGCGATTACGGCTTACGTTCATCCAGATCAATATATTCAGCACAACCAGGCCTTACTCGATGGTCGTGAAACCATGCTTGGTGCTCTTGATCATTTAAAGGAAATTGGTACAAAGGTAAGCATTAAGCGGGCTTTAGTTGACGGAAATTATGTGGCTCTTCATTCTGTATATCATTTTCACGGCCCTAAAATCGTATTTGATATCTTCCGTTTTGAGAATGGGATAATCGTTGAACATTGGGACAATTTACAAGAGATGGTGGAAAAGACACCAAGCAATCATACAATGATTGACGGACCGGTTACGATTAAGGATATCGACAAGACGGAGGCCAACAAAGCATTTGTCAAAAGCTATGTTGAAAACATCTTGCTCGAAAAGAACCCTGACCTGCTTGCCTCTTACTTTGATGGAGATACCTACATTCAGCATAGTCCTCATATTGCAGACGGACTTTCTGGTCTTCACGCTGCTTTGCAGGCTCTGAAGGAGAAAAAAGTTGAGTTTCAATATACTCATGTCCATCAAGTTATCGGGCAAGGCGATTTTGTTATTACCGTGAGCGAAGGTCAATTTGGTGGTCAACATACTGCTTTCTACGATTTGTTCCGCGTACAGGATGGAAAGATCGCTGAGCATTGGGACGTAATTGAGGCCATTCTGCCGGAAGAAAAACGAAAAAATACGAACAGTAGATTTTGA
- a CDS encoding YhgE/Pip domain-containing protein, which yields MLVLIVLTVFGVAMMGSVLGSKPKELPVALVILDRPADLSTGGMISVGEMIRETLVSDPAMPFVWHIVDSEETAREGLDKREYYGVIVIPADLSSGLLSLATPSPIHPNVKIIANEGMNSQASLVVRQTMRQAMQMISEELLQLLLEQIGQQTEQIPVESATALMTPVTVQEDVVHPPGVNNASGNAPGLLTQIMWIGSLVTGIVLFLASQKAVAKGSRKWTVSALQAIVGLATVGIASGFTLWMALSWYGMELANARETWFFLWLAGSAFFLLQSSLINWIGFPAMPLLVLLMFFSMPLLNMAPEFLSQTTRDWIYSWTPLRFTAEGLREVMYFGGLDAVGSNAFVLWGVAVGFLVLLLASGFKAGRTTDAPLLLLQEIKIW from the coding sequence GTGCTCGTCCTGATCGTGCTGACCGTATTCGGGGTAGCGATGATGGGATCGGTGCTGGGATCGAAGCCCAAGGAGCTTCCGGTGGCCCTCGTTATCCTTGACCGGCCAGCGGATCTGTCGACTGGAGGAATGATTTCGGTTGGGGAAATGATTCGGGAAACGTTGGTGTCAGACCCGGCAATGCCGTTCGTTTGGCATATCGTGGATTCCGAGGAAACGGCTCGGGAAGGATTGGATAAACGCGAATATTACGGAGTGATAGTGATTCCGGCGGATCTGAGCAGCGGTTTACTCTCGTTAGCAACTCCCTCACCGATTCATCCTAATGTGAAGATCATCGCCAACGAAGGGATGAACAGCCAAGCCTCGTTGGTTGTAAGACAGACCATGAGACAAGCGATGCAAATGATAAGCGAGGAACTGTTGCAGCTGCTGCTTGAGCAGATCGGGCAGCAAACGGAGCAAATTCCCGTTGAATCGGCTACAGCTTTAATGACACCGGTGACCGTTCAGGAGGACGTCGTGCATCCACCGGGAGTGAATAATGCGTCGGGGAATGCGCCGGGTTTGTTGACCCAGATCATGTGGATCGGCAGTCTGGTGACCGGGATAGTTTTGTTCCTGGCTAGCCAGAAGGCGGTCGCCAAGGGTTCAAGGAAATGGACAGTAAGTGCACTGCAAGCTATCGTGGGACTTGCGACCGTTGGTATAGCGTCAGGCTTCACCTTATGGATGGCTTTGTCGTGGTACGGCATGGAACTAGCGAACGCGAGGGAGACTTGGTTCTTCTTATGGTTGGCTGGATCGGCGTTCTTCTTGTTGCAATCTTCATTGATCAATTGGATCGGATTTCCGGCTATGCCTCTGCTCGTACTGCTGATGTTCTTCTCCATGCCGCTGCTGAACATGGCTCCGGAGTTCTTGTCGCAGACAACGCGAGATTGGATCTATTCGTGGACGCCACTGCGGTTCACGGCAGAAGGGCTGCGGGAAGTGATGTACTTCGGAGGACTGGACGCGGTCGGCTCAAACGCCTTCGTTTTGTGGGGCGTCGCCGTGGGATTTTTGGTCCTGCTGCTCGCTTCCGGATTTAAGGCCGGTCGAACGACAGATGCGCCCCTACTTCTGTTACAGGAGATTAAAATATGGTAA
- a CDS encoding IS30 family transposase has product MSYKHLSIIERSKLEILHQQGKSSRAIAKELGRHPSTICRELQRTASFEAYEAEQAQNACVERRKASVSTGKWSASLAALLEEKLRATWSPEQITEHFRVDGLPVISFKTIYRWLYTGRLVRGALQVLRHKGKRQKPAETRGKFAIGRSISDRPNEVRSRETFGHWELDTVVSGRGKSKGCVATLIERKTRLYTAILMPDLTALSMEIALGVAISQYPKGTFLTATADRGKEFACYANLKDTHGVHIYFVDPYSSWQRGSNENGNGLLREFHPKGTDFALVEDEKLGQTLDLINHRPRKCLGWRTAHESFTEELSHLV; this is encoded by the coding sequence ATGAGCTACAAACATCTTAGCATAATCGAACGCAGCAAGCTAGAAATCCTCCACCAGCAAGGCAAAAGTTCACGAGCGATCGCAAAGGAACTCGGCAGACACCCTTCGACTATTTGTCGTGAATTACAGCGTACAGCTTCATTTGAAGCCTATGAAGCAGAACAAGCCCAGAATGCGTGTGTGGAACGTCGTAAGGCATCTGTATCCACCGGCAAGTGGTCTGCTTCCCTAGCTGCTTTGCTTGAGGAAAAACTGAGGGCCACATGGTCTCCCGAACAAATTACCGAACACTTCCGAGTCGATGGCCTGCCTGTAATCTCCTTCAAAACCATCTATCGCTGGCTCTACACGGGGCGTTTGGTTCGAGGCGCGTTACAGGTCCTTCGACACAAAGGGAAGCGTCAGAAACCTGCAGAAACTCGCGGTAAATTTGCGATCGGCAGATCCATTTCGGATCGCCCCAATGAGGTTCGTTCCCGTGAAACGTTTGGACACTGGGAACTGGATACCGTCGTATCGGGTCGTGGGAAAAGTAAGGGATGTGTAGCCACGCTCATTGAACGCAAAACCCGTCTGTATACCGCCATTCTCATGCCTGATCTTACCGCTTTGTCCATGGAAATTGCGCTTGGTGTGGCCATCTCCCAATACCCTAAAGGCACCTTCCTTACAGCCACGGCTGACAGAGGTAAGGAATTTGCTTGCTATGCCAACCTGAAAGACACCCATGGTGTGCACATCTATTTTGTTGACCCGTATTCTTCCTGGCAACGCGGTTCCAACGAAAATGGGAATGGGTTATTACGGGAATTCCACCCCAAGGGAACCGATTTCGCTCTCGTAGAGGATGAAAAACTCGGCCAAACACTGGATCTGATTAACCACAGACCCCGAAAATGCTTGGGTTGGAGAACCGCTCACGAATCTTTCACAGAGGAACTGTCGCACTTGGTTTGA
- a CDS encoding NAD(P)H-binding protein translates to MVIKQVNDPEVVIGSSYKIKAAQAFTDRNTQHFNVIAAAKQAGVKQVIFTSIIQREHSNLIVPEVSMSDLFAEQTLKASGLDYTILWNPPYLEVMHSYFGDALKVGVRVPAGSGKVAAASLDDLAAANVAVLTQNGHENKSYTLNGSEWFTCSYD, encoded by the coding sequence ATGGTCATAAAACAGGTGAATGATCCGGAAGTTGTGATTGGTTCTAGTTATAAGATTAAAGCCGCGCAAGCATTTACCGACCGCAATACGCAACATTTCAATGTCATCGCAGCTGCAAAACAGGCTGGTGTCAAACAAGTGATTTTCACGTCAATCATACAAAGAGAACATTCAAATCTTATTGTGCCCGAAGTATCGATGTCAGACTTATTTGCTGAACAAACGCTTAAAGCATCCGGATTAGACTATACCATTTTGTGGAATCCACCGTATCTTGAAGTCATGCATTCGTATTTCGGAGATGCGCTTAAAGTCGGCGTGCGAGTACCCGCGGGTTCCGGCAAAGTAGCCGCTGCATCTCTGGACGATTTGGCGGCAGCAAACGTAGCCGTTCTCACTCAAAACGGGCACGAAAATAAGTCATATACTTTAAATGGTAGCGAATGGTTTACCTGTTCTTATGACTGA
- a CDS encoding NAD(P)-binding domain-containing protein, translated as MKFGFIGAGIVAQTLARHLLLYGHEVMLSNSRGPETLSELVSSLGTGAKSGTPLEAAEQDFVILSVMWPQMPIALSMVPDWTGRVLIDATNRFENMEPLVGELSERIRVKS; from the coding sequence ATGAAATTTGGCTTTATTGGTGCTGGAATAGTTGCTCAAACGCTAGCAAGGCATCTCTTGCTTTACGGTCATGAAGTTATGCTCAGTAATAGCCGTGGTCCCGAAACGCTCTCAGAGCTGGTAAGCTCGCTCGGTACTGGCGCAAAATCTGGAACACCTTTAGAAGCAGCTGAGCAGGACTTTGTAATTTTGAGCGTAATGTGGCCGCAAATGCCTATTGCTTTGTCCATGGTTCCTGACTGGACAGGCCGTGTTCTTATTGATGCTACCAACCGTTTTGAAAATATGGAACCTTTGGTCGGTGAATTATCAGAAAGAATTCGAGTGAAATCGTAG
- a CDS encoding antibiotic biosynthesis monooxygenase — translation MISNFKSEPTFVNAIVSNDLDHSDDLVIYEIWQGTRESWIQHELNKPYRAEYEGALTNLIDDRIVSWLEPVGEWGSTLTNVRR, via the coding sequence ATGATTAGCAACTTCAAGAGTGAACCTACCTTTGTCAATGCGATCGTCTCCAATGATCTTGATCATTCTGATGATCTTGTCATCTATGAGATCTGGCAGGGTACAAGAGAAAGTTGGATTCAACACGAACTTAATAAACCTTATCGTGCTGAGTATGAAGGTGCACTTACCAACCTAATTGATGATAGAATCGTAAGCTGGCTTGAACCAGTCGGTGAATGGGGAAGTACACTGACGAATGTAAGACGGTAA
- a CDS encoding helix-turn-helix domain-containing protein, translated as MKTFYCDLEITLDVIGGKWRPLILYYLIKGPKRTGELKRLIPSISQKMLVQSLRELESNNLIIRKMKNQVPPKVEYAISEMGMSLEPTLRALCDWGQDYAEKTWNKDEYRRLNVE; from the coding sequence TTGAAAACTTTTTATTGTGATCTGGAAATAACCTTAGATGTCATTGGCGGAAAGTGGAGACCTCTTATACTGTATTACTTAATAAAAGGTCCTAAACGGACCGGTGAATTGAAAAGGCTCATACCATCAATTTCTCAGAAAATGTTAGTACAGTCATTGCGGGAGTTGGAGAGTAATAATTTGATTATAAGAAAAATGAAAAATCAGGTACCACCAAAAGTGGAATATGCAATATCAGAAATGGGTATGTCACTTGAACCCACTTTGCGAGCTCTTTGTGATTGGGGTCAGGATTATGCAGAGAAGACATGGAACAAGGATGAATATCGGAGATTAAATGTAGAATAG
- a CDS encoding GNAT family N-acetyltransferase: MMMDTGLVSGIKKQLVGSIGYLWIDWDSRRIEIGYWLGSNFEGKGIMTKSCKAIIKHAFNDLHLAKVKKGLLETTRCFTINTLTG, encoded by the coding sequence ATGATGATGGATACTGGGCTGGTATCTGGCATAAAAAAACAACTCGTAGGTTCAATAGGGTATTTATGGATTGATTGGGATTCTAGAAGAATCGAAATAGGTTATTGGTTAGGGTCTAACTTTGAGGGTAAGGGCATTATGACTAAATCGTGTAAAGCCATCATTAAACACGCATTTAATGATTTACATTTAGCCAAGGTCAAGAAGGGATTATTAGAAACTACGAGGTGCTTCACAATCAATACTTTGACCGGGTAG
- a CDS encoding SDR family oxidoreductase has product MKVLVTGATGRLGRMVVQNLLKSLSAADIAVSVRDTIKAQDLSNLGIDVRYGDFNDPASLATAFKGVDKLLMISTNDPQNRLEQQKVAVKAAKEAGVSFIAYTSGAKGVQDHGLTEQAIKESGIAYCILRNNLYIENELPKIQAATKGAPWVTAAGEGKISWASRQDYAEAAANVLLGDDHNNTVYELGGKPLTQKELVAIISDVIEKEVPVQQVDFETYGKVMLGAGIPEQMIPVQIAIQMAIQAGAMDVESNDLELLLARPVTPYEVAIRQMVV; this is encoded by the coding sequence ATGAAAGTATTAGTAACTGGCGCAACAGGTCGATTGGGAAGAATGGTTGTCCAAAACCTATTGAAATCTCTGTCCGCAGCTGATATTGCCGTAAGTGTTCGAGATACGATAAAGGCGCAAGATCTAAGCAATCTTGGTATCGATGTGCGTTACGGCGATTTCAATGACCCCGCATCGCTTGCAACTGCTTTTAAAGGCGTAGATAAACTTTTGATGATTTCAACCAATGACCCGCAAAATCGATTAGAGCAGCAAAAGGTTGCAGTAAAGGCAGCTAAAGAAGCTGGTGTTTCCTTCATTGCCTATACGAGCGGTGCAAAAGGAGTACAAGATCACGGTTTAACCGAGCAAGCCATCAAGGAGTCAGGAATTGCATACTGCATCTTGCGCAATAACTTGTATATCGAAAATGAACTGCCAAAAATTCAAGCAGCAACTAAAGGTGCGCCTTGGGTAACTGCAGCTGGAGAAGGTAAAATTAGCTGGGCTAGCCGCCAAGATTATGCCGAAGCTGCCGCAAATGTATTGCTTGGCGATGATCACAACAATACCGTTTACGAGTTAGGCGGTAAACCCCTAACACAAAAAGAGCTTGTAGCAATCATTTCCGATGTGATTGAAAAAGAAGTGCCGGTTCAGCAGGTTGATTTTGAAACCTACGGCAAAGTTATGCTTGGTGCTGGCATTCCTGAGCAAATGATTCCTGTCCAAATCGCCATTCAAATGGCGATTCAAGCAGGAGCTATGGACGTAGAGAGCAACGATTTAGAGCTATTGCTAGCTCGTCCAGTTACACCGTATGAGGTTGCCATTCGCCAAATGGTTGTTTAA
- a CDS encoding Rrf2 family transcriptional regulator, whose protein sequence is MKQRISTRFSMAIHILSLIAINDSELTGDQIALSVNNNPVVIRRVMGMLKKAGLLDVRAGIGGAFLLKAPEEITLFDIYRAVNEIEDDDLFLFRIHGDSSTQCRVGRNIEAVLHTEFIQAQAAMENQLNQTTLSQLIPQFK, encoded by the coding sequence TTGAAACAGCGAATAAGTACACGGTTTTCAATGGCGATTCATATTCTTTCGCTCATTGCGATCAATGACAGCGAGTTAACGGGAGACCAGATCGCTCTAAGCGTAAATAATAATCCTGTAGTGATTCGCAGAGTTATGGGGATGCTAAAAAAAGCTGGACTATTGGATGTGCGTGCAGGAATTGGCGGCGCTTTTTTACTTAAAGCCCCGGAGGAAATTACCCTGTTCGATATTTATCGAGCGGTCAATGAAATTGAAGACGACGATTTGTTTTTGTTTCGGATTCACGGGGATTCGAGCACACAATGCCGCGTAGGTCGAAACATTGAAGCAGTTTTGCATACCGAATTTATACAGGCACAAGCGGCAATGGAAAATCAATTGAACCAAACAACGTTAAGTCAGCTTATCCCACAATTTAAGTAA